ATAACGAATCTTCGTAGTAGCAGACTTGGTCTTGCCATCCTTGAACAGATCGTATGCTTTGTTGGCTGCGATAGTCCAAGAGAGAATCTCAGTCTCTTCGTCAGCACCATCTGTTTTAGTCTGAGAAATCTTTCCGATGTACTTGTCTGCAGGAAGAGCTTCGTCCTTTTCGCCACCATATTGGGTAGCATCGGCTTCACCACCATCAAGCTCATACTTTGCCTCGAAGTCGGCCTTTGACATACCGAGTTTAGCGATAATCTGCTCCTCTACGTCGTGCCACTTAAGCTCCTGGATTGTTTGGTTGCCAGTACACTTGATAGTATAAGTCTCAGTGCTAGGCTTTAAATCGATGCTTAAAGGTGTGTCGATAGTCTCACCTGATGTGATGTTTACCTTAACATAGCCTACAGCAACAATCTTGTTGTTTACAGCATCCTTCAAGGTAACACGAACCAATGGCTTACGACCGATAGTAGCCTCGCTCTGAGTATACTCTTCCTTAACCTGCTTGCCATCCTTTGGCATCTGAGGGCGAAGAACGGTACCATTAATCCATGCGTGAGCACTCTGAGATGTAGAATTTTCACCTTCTTCGTAACCAACCAATTCGAATGAATACTCGAAACCTGCATCTTTCTTCAACTGACCATCGGCAGCATTGCCATCCCAACTAATGCATTTATCATCAGAGTTGATTCTTACAGTATTAATCTTCTCTGCAAGGTTCACAGAAGAGTTCCATGGAACATCAATCTGAGCACCTGCATCGATAGCTGCTTGAGCTGAAGTGTAGAGATGTGTCACACTTGCAACGCTTGAAGCGTGCTCGTGATTGTCAGTTGATACGAGGTTAAGAGCCAAGCCTTTATAGATATTTGCTCTTACAGCAGCGAAGTCTGATGTTACACCATCATTGTTAGTACCTTTGTACTTCAATGCAAGAACTGTAACCTGCTCGTCGTTATTAATATCCTTGATAGCATCGCCATTGTACTTAGCTTTGACAACCAATTCTCCCTCGTTATTAGTTGCACTAGATATAACGAAGTTTCTTGTAGTGTTGGTTTCGTCAGCACGAGTGTACTTCTTGTCATACCATACAAACTCGAAGTTCTCTGTCTTGGTTTCAATCTTAGAGTTCTTAGGATTCAAGAAATATGTAGCAGCCATTTCTGGAGCATAACGGAACACATTATCAGCATTAATAGCCTCAGCCTTGTCGGTACTCATGTCTTTGTCAGCGTCTGCTGCTGCAGGAACCTTAAGAGGAATGTACTCCATTGTCTGAAGCTCCAATGCCTCAATGCCCTGATAGTAGAACTCTGGACTGAATACCAAAGACTTCAAGTCAGTAGTCAGGTTAATTACCACCTGCTCACCAGCTTCATTCTTAACACCATTCAATGTAAGAGCATCCTTAGTCCAAGTTGCGGTAATGATACCAGGAGTCATATAAGTAACACCTGAATCATATGCAGCCTTATCACCATCTCCATAAACGAAGAATGTACCGGTTTGTGGGTTTGGAACATAGTACTTACCATCCTTACCAGGAGTTCCAGCTGTGCCTGCAGCACCATTAGTACCTACAGCCTTCCACTCTTGCTTTGTGTCATTCTTGTACCAATAGCCATCGTCACCGATCTTCCAAACGTCAGCGTCCTTACCTGGAGTACCTGGGGCACCTGCAGCACCAGCTTCACCTTTGGCTCCGTCCTTACCATTTGTGATAGTGTACTCTTTACCATTACTCAAGGTAAGTTTAACACCATTCTCTACAGGGTTAACACCTGTCAGAATTGCACCATTGTCAATTTGACCCTGGATCTTACTTACCATCTCATTCAACTTGTCAATCTGAGACTGCAAGCTGCTGATGTCATCGTCGTAATCTTTACAAGAAGTAAATGTGCTTACCGAGGCAATTGTCAATGCACCCACAAGCAGCGCGCTAAAATACTTTCTTTTCATACGGTAATAATTTATAAAGTTATACGATTTTCCTAGCCTTTCGGCAGGAAGTTATTAATTAATTCTCTATATCGAATCAAGAGTTCCGTTTGATGAAAAGAGTCTGCACTCTTAGAAAAGTTCTTTTTTTCAGTTTCAAAGGTCCTCTTAGAAAAGTTATTTTATCGTTCTTAAATATCGTGGCTTTTATCACCACTTAGTGTTTATCGTTCTTAAATATTGTGGCTTTTTATCGCCACTCAGTTCTTATTGTTTTTATCATATCTCCAGCCGGGAGATTTTTCATGTTGCAAATATAAGTATATTTTTCGAAACTTGCAAGTTTTTGAGCATTTTTTTTCAAAAAAAGGCTATTTTTCTTATGTTTTTTATAAAATAGCCCCCATGTTGGGCTTCTAATCCGTCCATTTTCCCTGTTTTCCTCCATTTTTCCGATATAAAACCTACACCTTATTATATATAGGGGTGATTAACGACCCTACACCTTATTATATATAGGAGCTTCATACAATTCGGAGGTTGGGTGCTAAAGAATAGGAAAGAGATAAAAAACAAAGCGATATTTTTAGAAACTTTTCTCCACTGACAAAACGTGATTCTATGATCAGATTTGGCATTATTAAATATAAATATGTTAAAGAATCCACTTTAGAATGATTTTTCTTGCTAAAAAGTTTGTATTGTCAATGATTATTCGTATCTTTGCAGCAACAGAATCCGCCACGCTTCCCATTAGAACAGCGAACCAGGGCGGGTCTTTTGCTTTTTATGAGTACATTAAGATTATACACTAAGCAGGCTCTTTCTATTTCTGAACAAATAGAACTACTAAAAAGTAGAGGCTTAAATATTGCTGATTCATCCAAGACTGCAAAATTTCTTGGAGAGGTCAGTTATTTTCGTTTTGTTCAATACCTTCGTCCAATGGAGGCAGATAAAACTTCACATCAATTTAAGCCTAATAGTAGATTTGAAGATGCCGTAGCTCTCTACAACTTTGATATGGAGTTGAGAGACTTGATGTTCAAAGCTATCCAACGATTAGAGATAGCTTTGCGCACAAAAATTATACAAGAGTTCTCATTGGAACATGGACCATTTTGGTTCTTTGATACAAGCCTTGCTGATGACGAACATAAGTTTATTGAGAATATGAACTCCATAGACAGAGAGCTTCAACGTAGTAAAGAGGACTTTATCAAGGAGCATAGGCGCAACTATGACAAGCCAATTTTCCCACCAGCATGGAAAACTCTTGAACTGGCATCTTTCGGTACGCTTTCAAAACTCTATTACAATTTCTGTGACAAGAAATTGAAGAAGCGTGTAGCTCGTCAGTTCAATCTTCCTCAGCATGAGGTATTGGAAAGCTGGATGCGTAGCGTAACTGTCTTGAGAAACTGTTGCGCTCACCACTCACGCCTCTGGAACCGTTATCTTTCTACAGCTCCTCAAATGAGCGCTTCTTTACGTGGTGCATGGGTGAACATAGAAGGTGTAGATGCAAACAAAGTATATGCTATAGCCTGTTGTATTGCATATTGGCTTGATTCCATGGGATACGGATTGGACTTCAAGAACAAGCTCAAATCCTTACTCGCTTCTTATTCACAGGTAGATCCGACCGCTATGGGTTTTCCTGAAAATTGGATTTCCGAGCCCCTATGGAGATAACTTTACAGACTCAAAAACAAGTTAGTCTGTCGGCAGTGAACTTTTCACTATCGACTGCTTTTTAATTAACGGCCCTACACCTTATTATATATAGGAGCTTCATACAATTTGGAGGTTGGGTGCTTAAGAATAGGAAAGAAGTATAATATTTCAAAGAGGGTGTGTCATCAGTCCATGACGCACTTTCTTTTACCTTTAATAAAGGCTGGACAGTAAGCCCCGAACGCCTAACAGACTAGCGAATCGTATTATACCAAGCCGTCTCATTCTGATAACTCAAGTGCTTCATTCTGATAACTCAAGTACTTCATTCAGCTAACAGAGCTATTTCGTTCAGCCAACGCAGCCATATTATTCAGCCAACGAAATTGACTCTTCCACCCAACGCAGTCGAATCTTTAACCCAGCGCAGTCGAATCTTCCGCCCAGCGCAGTCGTATCTTTAACCCAACGCAGTCATATCTATCGACTCAATGAAACGTATAAACTTGTTAAATGACGTACATGATTTCATCTACTTACTTAAACTGGCTGCACATTACACCTTATCATATATACTGTCATTGATGTGAATATCGGAAAAGTATCTATGACGATGTGATAGACAGATACAACGATATGCTTATCGAAGCTATCAGTATATGAGAGGGAGGTAGAGTTTTTCCGCCAACGATGCAGGAGAAATTACGTCGTGACGCAGTTTCAGGAGCATCCTACCCATTATCAAGTAAGGCTCTTTTGAAGTTCGAAAGAGCCTTTTTGGGATTTCAAATAAGCCTTTTTTGAATCTAAAGTAAGCCTCACTTCCATTTTTGGTGATAAAAAGACGAAAAAAGGGGCTATATTGAACGCAAAAACCCTTGTTTTGTTCAGTCGTTGCACCAAGCGTTCCAATGAATAGAAAAACAAAAAGTAAGCAAGAAGCACCTGAATATCAGCCAATTACGCCGGTTTTTGTACACCTAGGGTGTGGCAATAGGTGACAATAAGGTGACAATAGAAATAGGGCATATTGCCACTATTAAACCATTGTATGCCAGTAAGTTAATATGCGTGTGGCAAATGTGGCAATAAAATCGAGAAAAAACTTTTTCTCATGCAGATATTCAACCTCTATAACCTCTTTTGTGGCTGGAACCCGAACCGTTTAATTGGTGGCGGGGCACCCAAAGGGGTGCCCTGTTTTTCGCTCACCATATATCCATAAGCTGACGCAAGTACTTGCGAAGAGCAATGAAGCCTGTTTCGAAGGACATCGAAACAGGCTTCATTTTTTTATTCTAGAATTCTGCGTTCTTGGGTGTACGTGGGAATGGAATCACGTCGCGGATATTCTGCATACCGGTTACGAAGAGAATCAGACGCTCGAAACCGAGACCGAAACCTGCGTGTGGGCATGAACCATACTTACGGGTATCGAGATACCAGTTCATATCCTTCATAGGGATGTTGCGAGCCTCTATCTCACCCATCAGCTTGTCATAGCTCTCCTCACGGACAGAACCACCGATAATCTCACCAATCTGTGGGAACAGTACGTCGGTACCCTGAACGGTCTGACCGCTCTTGCCACCGAAACCACTCTCCTCCTCGTCTATCTTCATATAGAATGCCTTGATAGCCTTAGGATAGTTGGTCATGATAACCGGGCGCTTGAAGTGCTCCTCTACGAGGAAACGCTCATGCTCTGAAGCCAGGTCATCACCCCACTCGCATGGGAACTCAAACTTCTTACCGTTGGCAATAGCCTCCTGAAGGATACGGATACCCTCGGTATATGGAAGATGAACGAAGTCGGAATTCAATACGCCTTCCAGACGGGCAATCAGACCCTTGTCAATCATCTTGTTCAAGAAAGCAAGATCGTCCTTGCAATGCTCCAGTGCCCAACGGATACAATACTTGATGAAGTCTTCCTCCAACTCCATCAAACCGTCCATATCCAGGAAAGCAACCTCAGGCTCTACCATCCAGAACTCAGCCAGGTGGCGAGGAGTATTACTGTTCTCTGCACGGAAGGTTGGACCGAAGGTATAGATGGCGCCGAGTGCTGTAGCACCGAGCTCACCCTCCAACTGACCGGAAACGGTCAATGAAGTCTGCTTGCCGAAGAAATCATCAGAATAGTCAATCTTGCCATCCTCGGTCTTCTTCAGGTTGTAGAGGTTCTTGGTTGTAACCTGGAACATCTGACCAGCACCCTCGCAGTCGCTGGCTGTGATGAGCGGAGTATTGAAATAGAAATATCCATGCTCATGGAAGTAGGTGTGGATAGCCATCGCCATGTTGTGGCGGATACGCATTACGGCACCAAAGGTATTGGTACGGAGACGGAGGTGAGCATACTGACGCATGTACTCGAAGCTCTGTCCCTTCTTCTGCATAGGATAGTCGCTGCCGCAGAGACCGTAAATCTCGATGCTCTCGCACTGGATCTCAACACTCTGTCCGGCACCCTGGCTTTCTACCAGCGTACCTACGGCGCTGATACAAGCACCAGTAGTAACCTGACGGAGCTGATTCTCATCGACCTTTGATGGGTCGACTACTATCTGAATATTATTAATAGTAGAACCATCGTTAAGAGCGATAAAATCGACTGCTTTGCTACTACGATGGGTACGAACCCATCCCTTGACATTCACGATTGAGCCGTAGGCTGTACTCTTGAGCAAGTCTACAACTTTAGTTCTTTTTACTTTTTCCATTGTTAATATTAATGCTTCAAGGAGTTAAAGAAATTAAGGAGTTAAGGAGTTAAGACAATTGTTACAAACCAAGAATCCTTACCATATAAAAACTCCCAGCTAATAAAGCACTTGTCTTAACTCCTTTCAACTCCTTAACTCCATATTATTGTTTTTTATTCAAAAGCACCCATGCGGAGCATGTCTACCTCCTTCTCAGTAAGGAAGCGCCAGTCACCGCGACGGAGATTTTTCTTAGTCAAACCTGCGAACTGTACACGGTCGAGCTTGGTAACACGATAGCCGAGGCTCTCGAAGATACGGCGCACGATACGGTTCTTGCCACTATGAATCTCGATGCCAACCTGTGCCTTGTCGCGATCATCAGCATACTCTACAGCATCTGCCTTGATCTCACCATCTTCCAAGGTGATACCCTCACGGATCTGATCCATATCGTGAGCTGTCAGGTTCTTATCGAGGTGAACGTGATAAACCTTCTTCTTCAAGAACTTAGGGTGAGTAAGCTTAGAAGCCAGGTCACCATCGTTGGTCAAGAGAAGTACACCTGTTGTATTACGGTCGAGACGGCCTACAGGATAGATACGTTCAGGACAAACATCCTTTACGAGGTCCATCACAGTCTTGCGCTGCTGAGGATCATCGCTGGTTGTAACATAATCCTTTGGCTTGTTGAGCAATACGTATACCTTCTTCTCCAAAGTTACAGGAGCGTCGTGGAACTTCACCTCATCGGTACGAAGGATCTTGGTACCCAACTCGGTAACTACCTCACCATTGACAGTTACCAGACCAGCCTGGATGAACTCATCAGCCTCACGGCGAGAGCATACACCAGCATTGGCGAGGAACTTGTTCAAGCGCAATGGCTCTGTTGGGTCGATGTTCTCCTCCTTATATTCGATACGCTTCTTCATGCTATACTTAGCATTTGGATCGTAACCAGGAGTGTGCTGACGGAAACCGCCACCACGGTTGTTGCCATAGCCACCACCCTGTGGACGGCCATAACCGCCACGGTTGTTGCCATAACCACCCTGCTGAGGACGACCATAGCCGCCACCACGGTTGTTGCCATAGCCGCCACCCTGTGGACGACCATAACCACCACGGTTGTTATTACCATAACCACCCTGCTGAGAACGAGACTGGTAGCCGCCCTGCTGGCGTGGCTGATAGCCACCCTGCTGACGAGGCTGATAACCACCCTGCTCATCATTATTGTTGTAACGAGGACGATAGCCACCCTGCTGAGGACGAGACTGATAGCCTCCCTGCTGACGTGGCTGGTAGCCACCACGGTTGCTGTTACCATAACCACCACGGCTCTGATAGCTGCTGCGCTGTGGACGCTCGCTGCTGCCTGTACTCTGCAAGACAGCACCGAAACCTTCAGGACGGAAACCGCCTTCGCTGTTACTGCTACTTCTGTCGCTGCTGTATGCGCGATGTGAATTGATACGAGGACGCTGTGTGCGACCTACTGGTCGATAACTCTTCTGATAACCACCTGCTGGGTTGTAGCCCTCACGGGTTCTCTCATTCTCAGAAGACTGACCTTGAGGTTTGTTTTCAAATTCTGAATCCATTTTCTTAAAATACTTAATAGCCTCACGGCTGGGTTAATAAATCTAATTTTTACTTATATATATGTACTAAAACTACAAAATTCCTTTGTGTATATTAGATACCTGTATAATTGCTTGGTGTGATTGCCATCAGTTCAGCCTTAACACTATCACTCACATTCAATCCCTGGATAAACTCATGAATAGTTTCCTCAGTCATGTGCTGGTTGGTACGTGTCAACGCCTTCAATGCCTCGTAAGGATGTGGATATGCCTCACGGCGAAGGATAGTCTGGATAGCCTCAGCTACAACTGCCCATGTATTATTCAAATCTTCCTGCAGTTTCTCCTCGTGAAGAATCAGTTTACGCAAGCCCTTCAATGTACTCTGGATAGCAATGACGCTATGACCGAGAGGCACACCGATGTTACGGAGTACGGTACTGTCAGTAAGGTCGCGCTGCAAGCGGCTAACCGGAAGTTTCTGTGCCAAGAACTGAAGAATGGCATTGGCTATGCCCAGGTTACCTTCACTGTTCTCATAATCGATAGGGTTCACCTTGTGAGGCATCGCACTTGAGCCTACCTCACCTGCCTTGATCTTCTGCTTGAAGTAATCCATAGAGATATACATCCAGAAGTCACGGTCTAAGTCGATGATAATGGTGTTGATACGACGGATGGCGTCAAAGATAGCGCCAAGGTAGTCATAGTTACTGATCTGTGTGGTATACTGCTCGCGTTCCAAACCGAGTTTTTCGCTGACAAACTTGTTACCGAATGCTTTCCAGTCATACTGTGGATAAGCTACATGGTGAGCATTGTAGTTACCGGTAGCACCACCGAACTTAGCTGTAATCTTGCAAGCCTTGAGAGAATTGAGCTGCTCGGTAAGACGGTAAACATAAACCATGATTTCCTTGCCCAGGCGGGTAGGTGAAGCAGGCTGTCCGTGAGTCTTAGCCAACATAGGCACATCCTTCCACTCATCAGCATAAGTCTGGAGCTGTGCTATCAGCTCTTCAACCTGCGGATTGAAGCACTCTTCCAAAGCCTCTTTTACAGAGAGAGGCACACTTGTGTTGTTGATATCCTGAGATGTCAAACCAAAATGGATAAACTCCTTGTAAGCATCCAAGCCTCCGATCTTATCGAGTTCTTCCTTGATAAAATACTCAACAGCCTTTACATCGTGATTGGTAATCTTCTCGATGTCTTTTACGCGCTGTGCTTCATTTTCGTCAAAATTACGATAAATGTCACGCAGACGTTCGAACAGCGACTTGTCGAAAGAAGCAAGCTGTGGCAAAGGTAACTCGCATAGAGTAATGAAGTATTCAATCTCTACGCGTACACGATAACGAATGAGAGCATACTCTGAGAAGTAGTTAGCGAGCTGCTCTGTTTTTCCCCTATAACGACCATCAATTGGTGATATGGCAGTCAATAAATCTAAATTCATAACAATACGTATTATATATAGGGTGCAAAATTAATAAATTATCGTGAGAAAACAGAGAAAATAGTGATAAAATAATTTAAAAGCAAAAAAAAGGTCTCTCAACGTTTGTTGAAAGACCTTCACCATTGTGGGCGTTGACGGATTCGAACCGCCGACCCTCTGCTTGTAAGGCAGATGCTCTAAACCAGCTGAGCTAAACGCCCTCTAAAAAAAGTCCCTGCAACCACAAAAGTGAATCACAGGGAACACCCCCGTGGGCGCTGACGGATTCGAACCGCCGACCCTCTGCTTGTAAGGCAGATGCTCTAAACCAGCTGAGCTAAGCGCCCTTACTTTTCGTAAGCGGTTGCAAAGGTACGACTTTTTTTTGGTTCCACCAAATTTTTCAGAAACTTTTTTCGTTTTTTCTTCAAAAAAGTGCATTTTCTGGTGTTTTTCCTCAATATTCAGGGTAAAAACGGTCAGTTTTTGCATTTCAATTGCCAAAAACAGCCAACCAAGAGAAAGTACCTACGATGGGACAGCAAAACCTCTTTCAACTCCAAAAGGTACTTATTGAGAAAGAAAAGTTCTTTTAAGAAATTCAAAGAAACAAAAAAGGCATTCTTCACGAGGAAGAATGCCCTATTCTATTTTTATACCTTATATTATATATACTGTATAATTACTCACCAACCTGAACAGTTGCACGACGGTTGTAAGAAGCAGGAGTCAAATCCTTAACACCACCGTTAGCCTTAACTACGATGTTCTCCTTAGCAACACCCAACTTAACGAGCTCTTCAGCTACCTTCTCAGCACGAGCCTTAGAAATCTTCTGGTTAACAGCTGCAGAACCAGTAGCGCTGTCAGCATAACCGTTAACTACCAACTTAGCGTTGTTGTCCTTAGCATACTGAGCGAGAGCCTGTACGTTTACGAGATCCTTCTTAGAAGCAACCTTAGACTTGCCGATGTTGAAGAATACAGAAACTGGAGTAGCAACATACTCCTTAACTGCCTTTTCCTCTACAGGCTTCTGGTTGTTCAAGAGATTCTTCAAACGGTCGTTCTCTGCATTAGCATCGTTCAACTTAGCATTGAGAGCGTCGAGTTCTGACTGATGAAGAGCGTTGATAGCATCAACATCTGGAACCTTGTTCCAAGTAGCCTTACCCAAGTTGTATGTAACACCGACCTCAACATTCAAAGAACGGTCGTGACTTGCAATCACATTGTCGATAGAGCGAGATGTGCTAGGCTTAGCACCTGCCAATACACCTGTGTAACCATCATAGTCGTTAGCACCTACTGCATAGTTTACATCAAGGTTGACAGCCCACTTGTTATTGATCTTGAACTCGTTCAAGATACCAACACCAACTACAGGAGCATAGCAGTTAGCGCTCATGTTACGGTTAATACCAAAACCTGCGTAAGGGATGCAATCCCAAACACGAGCCTCGTTGTAACCACACAACATATTGCTAACATTGAACAAAACCTGCTCATTCAAAGTCCAATACTTATTTGCATTTGTTGACTTATTCTCAGAAACTACTGTACGGCCCCAAACGCCATTGAACTTGGTACGGAGACCGAGACCTGGTGTGAACCACTTACCTACAGCAACAGAGAAACCGAGATTGTTTCTGAAGCCCTTGAGTGGGCTCTTAGAGAAACCATTGCCCTCTTCCTGGTTGCCCCAGAATGCAGAACCAGCAACGTTTGCCTGAACAAACCAATTGCTCCAGAAAGAATTTGTTGCAACGCTATACTTCTCAGTAGTTGCTGCATCCTGAGCCATACAGCCCATTGTTACGCTAGCCAATGCTAGCACTGCTAATAACTTTTTCATAACTTTACAATTTAAAAATCAATTTATATATATATATACCTTCTGAATGATGGAGCAAAGATAATACTATTTTTTGAAATAACCTTCATTTTCTAAAAAAAATAGCAATTTTCGTTAACTTTTTTAAGTAAAACGGGATTTTTCCCTGCTTTTAACCTAAAAGATGCTCTATTTCCTGCTGACGGAGGATACAAAGTACCGACTTTCCGTCGGGCGTATAATTGACATTCTGGCAGGCAAAAAGATCATTCACCAGCCCCTCCATCTCTTCATTACTCAATATCTGCCCCTGAGGTATTGCAGCCTGGCGAGCCAGACTCAAAGCCAAAGTCTGATTGATTTCATCAATGGCTGATACGCCCTTTTCTACTGCAGAAGAAACCATGTCCTGTACCAGTTTAAGAGGATTCAATCCTTCAAGTCCGCCAGGAACTGAATTTACGGCATAGCTTCCGCCTCCAAGATCTTCCAGTTCAAAGCCCATCGATTCCATTTCAGGCAGGATCTTTTCAAAGATTACCTTCTCAGACATCGGGAACTGCACAACCTCAGGAAAGAGGACTTTCTGTGAATGAAAGGTCCGGTCAGCCAACTGGCGCAAATACTGTTCGAACAAGACACGCACATGGGCACGATGCTGGTCGATAATCATCAATCCCGATTTTACCGCAGTCATGATATACTTACCTTTATACTGATAATGGGCTGGCGATTTCTCTGCAATGATACTGTCTGGCGTATTATCCCGACTAGAATCATCGGAAAACACCATGGTCTGTTCCATCCCCTGCACATCATCCTGATTTTTGAGTCCTTCATAAAGCTGTTCCCATTTTTCATCCACCTGCGGTTTCGACTTAGGAACAGAGAAGCCTGATCCCATAGGGACTGCTCCCGTGGAAGAGGAAGACTTGAACGGATTATAACCAGGATTCAAACTGATCTTCGGTGCAGCAGCCGTACTCATCTCAGGATTGTAAACAGGGATGTCCGGTTTATCCTCGGTATCGAAATCAATGGTAGGTACATCATTGAACATACCGATGGACTCCTTGACTGAAGCCGAGAGGATTTGCCAGATAGCCTGCTCATTCTCGAATTTGATTTCAGTCTTCGTAGGATGGATATTCACATCAATATCCTTCGGATCTACATCAAAATACAGAAAGTAAGGCACCTGTTCACCCTGAGGAACC
This Segatella copri DSM 18205 DNA region includes the following protein-coding sequences:
- a CDS encoding PL29 family lyase N-terminal domain-containing protein is translated as MKRKYFSALLVGALTIASVSTFTSCKDYDDDISSLQSQIDKLNEMVSKIQGQIDNGAILTGVNPVENGVKLTLSNGKEYTITNGKDGAKGEAGAAGAPGTPGKDADVWKIGDDGYWYKNDTKQEWKAVGTNGAAGTAGTPGKDGKYYVPNPQTGTFFVYGDGDKAAYDSGVTYMTPGIITATWTKDALTLNGVKNEAGEQVVINLTTDLKSLVFSPEFYYQGIEALELQTMEYIPLKVPAAADADKDMSTDKAEAINADNVFRYAPEMAATYFLNPKNSKIETKTENFEFVWYDKKYTRADETNTTRNFVISSATNNEGELVVKAKYNGDAIKDINNDEQVTVLALKYKGTNNDGVTSDFAAVRANIYKGLALNLVSTDNHEHASSVASVTHLYTSAQAAIDAGAQIDVPWNSSVNLAEKINTVRINSDDKCISWDGNAADGQLKKDAGFEYSFELVGYEEGENSTSQSAHAWINGTVLRPQMPKDGKQVKEEYTQSEATIGRKPLVRVTLKDAVNNKIVAVGYVKVNITSGETIDTPLSIDLKPSTETYTIKCTGNQTIQELKWHDVEEQIIAKLGMSKADFEAKYELDGGEADATQYGGEKDEALPADKYIGKISQTKTDGADEETEILSWTIAANKAYDLFKDGKTKSATTKIRYSLKSDNTAKYEHILITFTWNPDAINNDPKTSFSNTENKIKGNWYAANNAEAGSGYDEIHGNVQLVAADNTDKYEFDIKKGLNGNKLAVAKLTGAYKDLNDNLKADIVFVDGYKLYAGEEDAHKLYSVAGKASQNATNMVASIENGVVTLATTAVAKELLNKYAPTDLANTLTAKVAVKATLCDNINVPVENNTFNVKFLRPITVKDGSIEAFNDAETDGNVKKLNLNFVDWRGYKFNVDKATKGVDYFDYYKVSKIEIDTKKVETDLNGERKLLSDITSEVKFVYNDVNVNGQNITEGKYGTITYINNGLTVGTFHAWFPVTITYEWGTIKTEVEATIKATSVGARKH
- a CDS encoding Abi family protein, which codes for MEADKTSHQFKPNSRFEDAVALYNFDMELRDLMFKAIQRLEIALRTKIIQEFSLEHGPFWFFDTSLADDEHKFIENMNSIDRELQRSKEDFIKEHRRNYDKPIFPPAWKTLELASFGTLSKLYYNFCDKKLKKRVARQFNLPQHEVLESWMRSVTVLRNCCAHHSRLWNRYLSTAPQMSASLRGAWVNIEGVDANKVYAIACCIAYWLDSMGYGLDFKNKLKSLLASYSQVDPTAMGFPENWISEPLWR
- the asnS gene encoding asparagine--tRNA ligase, which translates into the protein MEKVKRTKVVDLLKSTAYGSIVNVKGWVRTHRSSKAVDFIALNDGSTINNIQIVVDPSKVDENQLRQVTTGACISAVGTLVESQGAGQSVEIQCESIEIYGLCGSDYPMQKKGQSFEYMRQYAHLRLRTNTFGAVMRIRHNMAMAIHTYFHEHGYFYFNTPLITASDCEGAGQMFQVTTKNLYNLKKTEDGKIDYSDDFFGKQTSLTVSGQLEGELGATALGAIYTFGPTFRAENSNTPRHLAEFWMVEPEVAFLDMDGLMELEEDFIKYCIRWALEHCKDDLAFLNKMIDKGLIARLEGVLNSDFVHLPYTEGIRILQEAIANGKKFEFPCEWGDDLASEHERFLVEEHFKRPVIMTNYPKAIKAFYMKIDEEESGFGGKSGQTVQGTDVLFPQIGEIIGGSVREESYDKLMGEIEARNIPMKDMNWYLDTRKYGSCPHAGFGLGFERLILFVTGMQNIRDVIPFPRTPKNAEF
- a CDS encoding pseudouridine synthase, giving the protein MDSEFENKPQGQSSENERTREGYNPAGGYQKSYRPVGRTQRPRINSHRAYSSDRSSSNSEGGFRPEGFGAVLQSTGSSERPQRSSYQSRGGYGNSNRGGYQPRQQGGYQSRPQQGGYRPRYNNNDEQGGYQPRQQGGYQPRQQGGYQSRSQQGGYGNNNRGGYGRPQGGGYGNNRGGGYGRPQQGGYGNNRGGYGRPQGGGYGNNRGGGFRQHTPGYDPNAKYSMKKRIEYKEENIDPTEPLRLNKFLANAGVCSRREADEFIQAGLVTVNGEVVTELGTKILRTDEVKFHDAPVTLEKKVYVLLNKPKDYVTTSDDPQQRKTVMDLVKDVCPERIYPVGRLDRNTTGVLLLTNDGDLASKLTHPKFLKKKVYHVHLDKNLTAHDMDQIREGITLEDGEIKADAVEYADDRDKAQVGIEIHSGKNRIVRRIFESLGYRVTKLDRVQFAGLTKKNLRRGDWRFLTEKEVDMLRMGAFE
- the purB gene encoding adenylosuccinate lyase; its protein translation is MNLDLLTAISPIDGRYRGKTEQLANYFSEYALIRYRVRVEIEYFITLCELPLPQLASFDKSLFERLRDIYRNFDENEAQRVKDIEKITNHDVKAVEYFIKEELDKIGGLDAYKEFIHFGLTSQDINNTSVPLSVKEALEECFNPQVEELIAQLQTYADEWKDVPMLAKTHGQPASPTRLGKEIMVYVYRLTEQLNSLKACKITAKFGGATGNYNAHHVAYPQYDWKAFGNKFVSEKLGLEREQYTTQISNYDYLGAIFDAIRRINTIIIDLDRDFWMYISMDYFKQKIKAGEVGSSAMPHKVNPIDYENSEGNLGIANAILQFLAQKLPVSRLQRDLTDSTVLRNIGVPLGHSVIAIQSTLKGLRKLILHEEKLQEDLNNTWAVVAEAIQTILRREAYPHPYEALKALTRTNQHMTEETIHEFIQGLNVSDSVKAELMAITPSNYTGI
- a CDS encoding OmpA family protein, translated to MKKLLAVLALASVTMGCMAQDAATTEKYSVATNSFWSNWFVQANVAGSAFWGNQEEGNGFSKSPLKGFRNNLGFSVAVGKWFTPGLGLRTKFNGVWGRTVVSENKSTNANKYWTLNEQVLFNVSNMLCGYNEARVWDCIPYAGFGINRNMSANCYAPVVGVGILNEFKINNKWAVNLDVNYAVGANDYDGYTGVLAGAKPSTSRSIDNVIASHDRSLNVEVGVTYNLGKATWNKVPDVDAINALHQSELDALNAKLNDANAENDRLKNLLNNQKPVEEKAVKEYVATPVSVFFNIGKSKVASKKDLVNVQALAQYAKDNNAKLVVNGYADSATGSAAVNQKISKARAEKVAEELVKLGVAKENIVVKANGGVKDLTPASYNRRATVQVGE